From the genome of Zalophus californianus isolate mZalCal1 chromosome 6, mZalCal1.pri.v2, whole genome shotgun sequence, one region includes:
- the C6H14orf180 gene encoding nutritionally-regulated adipose and cardiac enriched protein homolog isoform X1, which produces MRPTGRALSPDSRPETRHHTRKNEEAAPGSPMPRAGRPPPPGSSPRVRPPGWGSSRATGGAPPSILRRSGPGCRSHGAEPQRTSRRVRFREPLEVTVHYIARREPTSTTTTSRAPSRPRPRGGSLLLRLCVCVLLVLVLGLYYGRPKPVALALEDLRARLLVLALRLRQTALTCWRGLLQR; this is translated from the exons ATGAGGCCTACAGGGCGAGCCTTGAGCCCCGACTCCCGGCCAGAGACGCGACATCACACCAGGAAGAATGAAGAGGCCGCTCCCGGCTCGCCGatgcccagggcagggagg CCCCCACCACCCGGGAGCAGTCCCAGAGTCAGGCCGCCgggctggggcagcag cagggCGACAGGAGGTGCCCCCCCCTCCATCCTGAGGCGGAGCGGGCCGGGGTGCCGTAGCCACGGGGCCGAGCCACAGAGGACCTCGAGGCGTGTGCGGTTCCGGGAGCCCCTGGAGGTGACCGTCCACT ACATCGCCCGCAGGGagcccacctccaccaccaccaccagcaggg CGCCCAGCCGGCCCAGGCCCCGAggcggctccctgctcctgcggCTGTGCGTGTGCGtcctgctggtgctggtgctgggccTGTACTACGGCCGACCCAAGCCCGTGGCGCTGGCCCTTGAGGACCTCCGGGCCCGGCTCCTGGTGCTCGCCCTGCGCCTGAGGCAAACGGCCCTCACCTGCTGGCGGGGCCTCCTGCAGCGCTGA
- the C6H14orf180 gene encoding nutritionally-regulated adipose and cardiac enriched protein homolog isoform X2 gives MRPTGRALSPDSRPETRHHTRKNEEAAPGSPMPRAGRPPPPGSSPRVRPPGWGSRATGGAPPSILRRSGPGCRSHGAEPQRTSRRVRFREPLEVTVHYIARREPTSTTTTSRAPSRPRPRGGSLLLRLCVCVLLVLVLGLYYGRPKPVALALEDLRARLLVLALRLRQTALTCWRGLLQR, from the exons ATGAGGCCTACAGGGCGAGCCTTGAGCCCCGACTCCCGGCCAGAGACGCGACATCACACCAGGAAGAATGAAGAGGCCGCTCCCGGCTCGCCGatgcccagggcagggagg CCCCCACCACCCGGGAGCAGTCCCAGAGTCAGGCCGCCgggctggggcagcag ggCGACAGGAGGTGCCCCCCCCTCCATCCTGAGGCGGAGCGGGCCGGGGTGCCGTAGCCACGGGGCCGAGCCACAGAGGACCTCGAGGCGTGTGCGGTTCCGGGAGCCCCTGGAGGTGACCGTCCACT ACATCGCCCGCAGGGagcccacctccaccaccaccaccagcaggg CGCCCAGCCGGCCCAGGCCCCGAggcggctccctgctcctgcggCTGTGCGTGTGCGtcctgctggtgctggtgctgggccTGTACTACGGCCGACCCAAGCCCGTGGCGCTGGCCCTTGAGGACCTCCGGGCCCGGCTCCTGGTGCTCGCCCTGCGCCTGAGGCAAACGGCCCTCACCTGCTGGCGGGGCCTCCTGCAGCGCTGA